From a single Lolium rigidum isolate FL_2022 chromosome 7, APGP_CSIRO_Lrig_0.1, whole genome shotgun sequence genomic region:
- the LOC124675467 gene encoding putative lipoxygenase 5: MASMELLGRSLMQGSAGPAAAAPRGARDRRSGGLCYASLGGRSSKRAVRSKAPVGALAERVVLAPAPAERVARPEAHPQSVAARAVVTVRRKRKDDAKGRVAEQMDAYADKLGRSVLLELVSTETDPRKGGPKKSRKSRLTGWFEKRDAKAELVVYTAEFTVDAAFGDPGAVTVLNRHQREFFVESIVVEGFPSGPAHFACRSWVQPTRVAGANNPRVFFSNTPYLPAKTPPGLRELRRRELKELRGSGTGQRETTDRAYDYDVYNDLGNPDKGPGFERPVLGGEKMPYPRRMRTARPSTVTDGDAESRLEYPEPMYVSRDEEFEEGKNEMISEGAIKAILHNFMPLLVSSVSPDSRDFAGFHDVDNLFKEGLRLKQALHDQLFQKIPFVRKIQENSEGLLRYDTPDIIKKDKFAWLRDDEFARQALAGINPVNIQRLQEFPPVSKLDPAVYGPPESAITEEHIIGSLDGMSVKQALEENKLYMLDYHDIFMPFLDRINSLDGRKAYGTRTLFFLTAGGTLKPIAIELCLPPMTEDCKRAKRVFTPPADATSIWLWQLAKAHVCSNDAGVHQLVNHWLRTHACMEPFIIAAHRQMSAMHPIFKLLKPHMRYTLKINALARQILINGDGVIESGFTPGRYCMEMSSYAYDNLWRLDQEGLPADLIRRGMAVEDASQPHGLRLLIEDYPYATDGLLLWSAISRWCEAYVAAYYQSDEAVRADYELQSWYTEAVQSGHPDKRDAPWWPRLSTPADLASLLTTLVWLCSAQHAALNFGQYPLGGYIPNRPPLMRRLVPTEGDAEYDHLVADPHRFYLSALPGLTQTTTFMTVIDTLSTHSADEEYLGERPDDWTADPAALAAAREFAAEVHRAEEEIERRNADPARRNRCGAGVLPYELMAPTSGPGITARGVPNSVTI, from the exons ATGGCGTCGATGGAGCTGCTGGGGAGATCGCTCATGCAGGGCTCCGCCGGgcccgccgccgcggcgccgcgCGGCGCTCGGGACCGTAGAAGCGGCGGGCTCTGCTACGCGAGCCTGGGCGGGAGGTCGTCCAAGAGGGCGGTGAGGTCCAAGGCGCCGGTAGGGGCGCTCGCCGAGCGGGTGGTGCTGGCCCCGGCGCCGGCGgagagggtggcgcggccggaggcgcACCCGCAGAGCGTGGCGGCGAGGGCCGTGGTCACCGTGCGCCGGAAGCGGAAGGACGACGCCAAGGGCCGCGTCGCCGAGCAGATGGACGCCTACGCCGACAAGCTCGGCCGGAGCGTCCTGCTCGAGCTCGTCAGCACGGAGACCGACCCAA GAAAGGGAGGGCCCAAGAAGAGCAGGAAGTCTCGGCTGACGGGGTGGTTCGAGAAGCGGGACGCCAAGGCGGAGCTGGTGGTGTACACGGCGGAGTTCACCGTCGACGCGGCCTTCGGCGACCCCGGCGCCGTCACGGTGCTCAACCGGCACCAGCGGGAGTTCTTCGTCGAGAGCATCGTGGTGGAGGGCTTCCCGTCGGGCCCCGCGCACTTCGCGTGCCGCTCCTGGGTCCAGCCCACCCGCGTCGCCGGGGCCAACAACCCGCgcgtcttcttctccaacacgccCTACCTGCCGGCCAAGACGCCGCCCGGCCTGCGCGAGCTCCGGCGAAGGGAGCTCAAGGAGCTCCGCGGCAGCGGCACCGGCCAGCGGGAGACCACCGACCGGGCCTACGACTACGACGTGTACAACGACCTCGGGAACCCGGACAAGGGCCCCGGGTTCGAGCGCCCCGTCCTCGGCGGCGAGAAGATGCCGTACCCACGCCGGATGCGGACGGCACGACCCAGCACGGTCACAG ACGGTGACGCGGAGAGCCGGCTGGAGTACCCGGAGCCCATGTACGTGTCGCGCGACGAGGAGTTCGAGGAGGGCAAGAACGAGATGATCTCCGAGGGCGCCATCAAGGCCATCCTCCACAACTTCATGCCGCTGCTCGTCAGCTCCGTCTCGCCGGACAGCCGCGACTTCGCCGGATTCCACGACGTCGACAACCTCTTCAAGGAAGGGCTGCGGCTCAAGCAGGCGCTGCACGACCAGCTCTTCCAGAAGATCCCCTTCGTGCGCAAGATACAGGAGAACAGCGAGGGACTCCTACGATACGACACGCCCGACATCATCAAGA AGGACAAGTTCGCGTGGCTGCGCGATGACGAGTTCGCGAGGCAGGCGCTGGCGGGCATCAACCCCGTCAACATCCAGCGGCTTCAG GAGTTCCCGCCGGTGAGCAAGCTCGACCCGGCCGTCTACGGCCCGCCGGAGTCGGCCATCACGGAGGAGCACATCATCGGGAGCCTCGACGGCATGTCGGTCAAGCAGGCGCTGGAGGAGAACAAGCTCTACATGCTGGACTACCATGACATCTTCATGCCTTTCCTGGACCGGATCAACTCGCTCGACGGCCGGAAGGCGTACGGGACGCGCACACTCTTCTTCCTCACCGCCGGCGGCACGCTCAAGCCGATCGCCATCGAGCTGTGCCTGCCACCCATGACCGAGGACTGCAAGCGCGCCAAGCGGGTGTTCACGCCCCCCGCCGACGCCACCAGCATCTGGCTGTGGCAGCTCGCCAAGGCGCATGTCTGCTCCAACGACGCCGGCGTCCACCAGCTTGTAAATCACTG GCTGAGGACGCACGCGTGCATGGAGCCGTTCATCATCGCGGCGCACCGGCAGATGAGCGCGATGCACCCCATCTTCAAGCTGCTCAAGCCGCACATGCGCTACACGCTCAAGATCAACGCGCTGGCGAGGCAGATCCTCATCAACGGCGACGGCGTCATCGAGTCCGGGTTCACCCCCGGCAGATACTGCATGGAGATGAGCTCATACGCCTACGACAACCTCTGGCGGCTCGACCAGGAAGGCCTCCCCGCCGACCTCATCAGAAG AGGCATGGCCGTGGAGGACGCGAGTCAGCCGCACGGGCTCCGGCTGCTAATCGAGGACTACCCGTACGCCACCGACGGGCTGCTGCTCTGGTCGGCCATCTCTCGATGGTGCGAGGCCTACGTGGCGGCCTACTACCAGTCCGACGAGGCCGTGCGGGCCGACTACGAGCTTCAGTCGTGGTACACCGAGGCCGTGCAGTCGGGCCACCCGGACAAGCGCGACGCGCCATGGTGGCCGCGGCTCTCGACGCCCGCCGACCTCGCGTCCCTGCTCACCACCCTCGTGTGGCTCTGCTCCGCGCAGCACGCCGCGCTCAACTTCGGCCAGTACCCGCTCGGCGGCTACATCCCCAACCGCCCGCCGCTCATGCGCCGCCTCGTGCCGACCGAGGGCGACGCCGAGTACGACCACTTGGTGGCCGACCCGCACCGCTTCTACCTCTCCGCGCTGCCCGGCCTCACGCAGACCACCACCTTCATGACGGTCATCGACACGCTCTCCACACACTCCGCCGACGAGGAATACCTCGGCGAGCGCCCCGACGACTGGACGGCCGACCCCGCCGCGCTGGCGGCCGCGCGCGAGTTCGCCGCCGAGGTGCACCGCGCCGAGGAGGAGATCGAGAGGCGCAACGCTGACCCCGCGCGGCGCAACCGCTGTGGCGCCGGCGTGCTCCCGTACGAGCTCATGGCGCCGACCTCCGGGCCGGGCATCACCGCCCGAGGTGTCCCCAACAGCGTCACCATCTAG